A genomic window from Sphingobacterium sp. BN32 includes:
- a CDS encoding TlpA disulfide reductase family protein, which produces MTNFIQKNISKTFKLLQGCLGNLHFRAYQNLCLTLLTLCFSLFSYVEAWSQDGTSALRPGVLELKVGDALPEDLWNLSLTVINHPEGKQTIRLADYKNKPIILDFWATWCPGCITSLQNLDTIQRELPNEVVIIPITNDNVQKAEAFIKERGWQLPTVVNNSILQEYFPHKYIPHYIWVNQEGIIEAITGAEPVNRANIKTVIDGRNLDVANKIDLLSFDSKKPLFIDGNGGSGTAIKYRSLFSEAIPGLFQTISSVISDTINHTSRIYGINCRALTLYSLAYQKLQSFPEERIEYEIKDSAKRALFVTTKDGQTSKNHLFTYELITPLNASDKVRERVGVDLQHFFGLSARFERRLIDCYVLTALPTLKHAFSKGGERKDNLFGEQNEEKYIQNQTIDFLSGYLNEILPLAVVDEMSYRGTLDLKFPQPDIQNLKPLQEALRKQGISLEKGNREIEFFIISDN; this is translated from the coding sequence ATGACAAATTTTATCCAAAAAAATATATCCAAGACTTTTAAGTTGTTACAGGGGTGTCTCGGTAATCTACATTTCAGAGCTTATCAAAATCTGTGCTTAACACTTCTTACTCTTTGTTTCAGTTTGTTTAGTTACGTCGAAGCCTGGTCCCAAGACGGGACCAGTGCTTTGCGTCCAGGTGTGCTTGAACTGAAAGTCGGAGATGCCCTTCCTGAAGACCTGTGGAATCTTTCATTGACCGTAATAAACCACCCCGAAGGCAAACAAACAATCAGATTAGCTGACTATAAAAATAAACCCATTATCCTTGATTTCTGGGCTACGTGGTGTCCAGGATGTATCACTTCTTTACAGAATTTAGATACTATTCAAAGAGAATTACCCAATGAAGTCGTTATTATACCTATCACCAATGACAACGTGCAAAAGGCTGAGGCATTTATTAAGGAAAGAGGATGGCAACTGCCCACGGTAGTAAACAACTCGATATTACAAGAGTACTTTCCTCATAAATATATTCCCCATTATATATGGGTGAATCAAGAGGGAATAATCGAGGCCATCACAGGGGCCGAGCCCGTTAACAGAGCGAATATTAAGACAGTAATCGATGGTAGGAACTTGGACGTTGCCAATAAAATCGACCTATTAAGTTTCGATTCTAAGAAGCCTTTATTTATCGATGGGAATGGTGGAAGTGGTACCGCTATAAAATACCGATCCTTATTTTCAGAAGCGATCCCAGGCTTATTCCAAACTATTTCTTCAGTAATATCCGACACAATTAACCACACTTCCCGGATTTATGGTATCAACTGCCGCGCCTTGACATTATATTCGCTTGCGTATCAAAAGCTTCAAAGCTTTCCTGAAGAACGTATTGAGTATGAAATTAAAGATTCTGCGAAACGAGCGCTTTTTGTTACCACGAAAGACGGTCAGACTTCCAAAAATCATTTGTTCACTTACGAATTAATTACTCCTTTAAACGCGTCTGACAAAGTAAGGGAACGAGTGGGGGTCGATCTTCAACATTTCTTTGGCTTGAGTGCACGTTTCGAGAGGCGTTTAATTGATTGCTACGTACTGACGGCTCTTCCCACGCTCAAACATGCTTTCTCTAAAGGCGGAGAAAGAAAAGATAACCTGTTCGGTGAGCAAAATGAAGAAAAATATATTCAAAACCAGACAATTGACTTCTTATCCGGCTACCTTAATGAAATTCTGCCTCTAGCGGTAGTTGACGAAATGAGTTACCGAGGAACACTTGATTTAAAGTTTCCACAACCGGACATCCAAAACTTAAAACCGCTTCAGGAAGCGCTTCGCAAGCAGGGTATTTCTTTGGAAAAAGGGAATCGAGAGATTGAGTTTTTCATTATCAGTGATAACTAA
- a CDS encoding helix-turn-helix transcriptional regulator, giving the protein MPEQYIDKETLGVIRNRLWERAKSIELTLEDIEDRTGFSYSQVYRILRGKNNISVSGLVAVCKALEIQPKVIFDFEVNIPKYLPARKYRKNL; this is encoded by the coding sequence ATGCCTGAACAATACATTGACAAAGAAACGCTCGGAGTTATCAGAAATAGGCTTTGGGAAAGGGCAAAGTCCATTGAATTGACTTTGGAGGATATAGAAGATCGTACAGGATTTAGTTATAGTCAAGTATATAGGATATTAAGAGGAAAAAATAATATTTCAGTCAGCGGATTGGTAGCGGTCTGCAAAGCTTTAGAAATCCAGCCAAAAGTGATTTTTGATTTCGAAGTCAATATTCCCAAATATTTACCGGCGAGAAAGTATCGCAAAAATCTCTAA
- a CDS encoding HEPN domain-containing protein: MEELSHLPIDKQNDILKILEIIKEVAVPEKVILFGSFARGDWVDDEYMEDGIIYSYKSDFDFLVVTQGSKLKEFDIRNRIENRTRIYKHPVNPLVHELEHINYGLERGQYFFKSIIEDGILLYDTKLSVFAKPRALSKDEQKEQALLYYENWIESGLRMFSHVKLIFESSVEKEFKLNEVLFLLHQTVERLYAGLGLIYTGFKPKTHSIKEYRNYTKFISNEINEIFCFPPSNDENRVFNILQKGYIDARYKADFKVEQVDLECLIAKVEILAKLVVQLTNEKINSL, encoded by the coding sequence ATGGAAGAGTTAAGCCACTTACCGATTGATAAGCAAAACGATATTCTTAAAATTTTAGAAATAATTAAAGAAGTCGCAGTGCCTGAGAAGGTCATTTTGTTCGGTAGCTTTGCGAGGGGAGATTGGGTGGACGATGAGTATATGGAAGATGGCATTATCTATTCTTACAAAAGTGATTTTGACTTTTTAGTGGTTACACAAGGTTCGAAACTCAAGGAGTTCGATATTAGAAATAGAATCGAAAATCGAACGCGGATTTATAAACATCCTGTTAACCCACTGGTCCATGAGTTAGAGCATATTAACTATGGATTGGAACGAGGGCAATACTTTTTTAAATCGATCATCGAAGATGGAATTCTCCTCTATGACACTAAGTTATCTGTTTTTGCGAAACCTAGAGCTTTATCCAAGGACGAACAAAAGGAGCAAGCATTGTTATATTATGAAAATTGGATTGAAAGTGGCCTGAGGATGTTTAGTCACGTAAAACTTATTTTTGAATCCTCTGTTGAAAAAGAGTTTAAGTTGAATGAAGTTTTATTTTTGCTACATCAAACTGTTGAACGTCTTTATGCTGGCTTAGGTTTGATTTATACCGGATTTAAACCTAAAACACATAGTATTAAAGAATATAGAAATTATACTAAATTCATCTCCAATGAGATAAACGAAATCTTTTGTTTTCCTCCCTCTAACGACGAGAATAGAGTATTTAATATTCTTCAAAAAGGCTATATAGATGCACGATATAAAGCTGATTTCAAAGTTGAACAGGTCGATCTCGAGTGCTTAATAGCAAAAGTTGAGATTTTAGCAAAATTAGTGGTTCAACTGACCAACGAAAAAATTAATTCACTTTAG
- a CDS encoding sensor histidine kinase has protein sequence MTSHLSNFTAIIENSNCLISDHLIPVHLQQFGLVKSIKQICNQIKNQIRFNVRVIGNPDILSKQLSIVIYRIAQELITNVAKHSECTTCTIHLKTSQEYVAFKIHDNGNGMYVPESRMNGIGLLSTIIKVELLNGRIEINAVRGEGMTINIKIPLL, from the coding sequence ATGACGAGTCATCTATCCAACTTTACCGCCATTATCGAGAATTCTAATTGTCTCATTTCCGACCATCTGATTCCGGTCCATCTACAACAGTTTGGACTCGTTAAATCCATAAAGCAGATATGCAATCAGATAAAAAATCAAATACGTTTCAACGTTAGGGTTATTGGCAATCCGGATATCCTATCTAAACAGCTCTCAATTGTAATTTATCGGATTGCCCAAGAACTAATAACCAACGTGGCCAAGCATTCAGAGTGTACTACATGTACTATTCATCTAAAGACGTCTCAGGAATATGTGGCTTTCAAAATACACGACAACGGAAACGGGATGTATGTACCGGAGTCAAGAATGAACGGCATTGGATTACTCTCTACAATAATCAAAGTCGAGCTCCTAAATGGACGGATAGAAATAAACGCTGTTAGGGGTGAGGGTATGACAATCAATATTAAAATTCCACTGCTTTAG
- a CDS encoding glutaminyl-peptide cyclotransferase, which translates to MKLKLKYFGFVLAIPFLFIYSCKTQKGKFEFVNPKSGSKVLKGEKLQLKLNFNDVAIDSVVYSVDGDIFDRKTDTSAVAFDTDKHGYGNKRLSAKIYAQGKEDIAYSDLLVVPPAPKAYAFELVNTYPHDSTAFTQGLYYDNGTLYESTGKEDRTSLRKVDLKTGKVIQKIGGDGTFFGEGMTVVGDKIYFLTWLNKKGFIYDKASFKLIKSFDYGKSAEGWGLTYDGKQFIKSDGSANIYFLDPVSLQETGSVQVFDDNGPVDRINELEYVDGKLFANIYDQSKDEVVIIDPTTGVVEGRINFVGLYDGVRKSADNEMNGIAYKSDTKTFLVTGKDWTKLFEVRLEIRK; encoded by the coding sequence ATGAAACTAAAACTTAAATACTTTGGATTTGTACTGGCTATACCTTTCCTATTCATCTACAGCTGTAAAACACAAAAAGGTAAATTTGAGTTTGTGAACCCAAAATCCGGATCGAAGGTCTTGAAGGGCGAGAAATTACAACTCAAATTAAACTTCAATGATGTAGCGATAGACTCTGTTGTTTATTCTGTGGATGGAGATATTTTCGATAGAAAAACCGATACCTCAGCAGTAGCATTCGATACAGATAAGCATGGTTATGGGAATAAGCGCTTGAGCGCGAAAATTTATGCACAAGGGAAGGAAGATATCGCATACAGTGATCTGTTAGTCGTACCGCCGGCACCAAAAGCATACGCCTTTGAATTAGTCAATACTTATCCACACGATTCTACAGCGTTTACCCAAGGCTTATATTATGATAACGGAACACTTTACGAATCAACGGGAAAAGAGGATAGAACCTCGCTGCGCAAAGTTGATCTAAAAACAGGAAAGGTGATTCAAAAGATAGGCGGTGATGGTACTTTCTTCGGTGAAGGCATGACCGTAGTAGGGGATAAAATTTACTTTTTAACTTGGTTAAATAAAAAAGGATTTATCTATGATAAAGCATCCTTTAAATTAATCAAGTCCTTTGATTATGGAAAGAGTGCCGAAGGATGGGGATTGACGTATGATGGAAAGCAATTTATTAAATCGGACGGCTCAGCAAATATTTATTTCCTTGATCCTGTAAGCTTACAGGAAACTGGATCTGTTCAGGTTTTCGATGATAACGGACCGGTGGATCGTATCAACGAGTTGGAGTACGTAGATGGAAAGCTATTCGCCAATATTTACGACCAATCTAAGGATGAAGTTGTTATAATTGACCCAACCACCGGTGTTGTCGAAGGTAGAATTAACTTTGTTGGTTTGTATGATGGCGTGAGGAAATCTGCTGATAACGAAATGAACGGTATTGCCTATAAATCGGACACGAAAACCTTCTTAGTTACTGGTAAAGACTGGACGAAATTATTCGAAGTCCGACTTGAAATAAGGAAGTAA